A single region of the Actinomycetota bacterium genome encodes:
- the nusB gene encoding transcription antitermination factor NusB yields MTRHAQRLAAVELLYAADVRGVDGAVVLDERQSEDPVGEYTAKLVRAVDRSRSEIDALLAAKAIGWPPERMSPVDRNVLRIGVAELMGGGVPPAVVLDEAVELAKHFSGEEAGRFVNGVLAAVLHERQDPGRSSS; encoded by the coding sequence GTGACCCGGCACGCGCAGCGCCTGGCCGCGGTGGAGTTGCTGTACGCGGCGGATGTCCGGGGGGTGGACGGCGCGGTCGTCCTCGACGAGCGTCAGAGCGAGGACCCGGTGGGGGAGTACACGGCGAAGCTCGTCCGGGCCGTCGACCGGAGCCGGTCCGAGATCGACGCGCTGCTCGCGGCGAAGGCCATCGGGTGGCCTCCCGAGAGGATGTCCCCGGTCGACCGCAACGTGCTCCGGATAGGGGTGGCCGAGCTGATGGGGGGCGGGGTGCCCCCGGCGGTCGTGCTCGACGAGGCGGTGGAGCTCGCGAAGCACTTCTCGGGGGAGGAGGCGGGACGATTCGTCAACGGCGTCCTGGCCGCCGTCCTCCACGAGCGTCAGGACCCCGGACGCTCCTCGTCCTGA
- the efp gene encoding elongation factor P — MADNVNVNNLKRGMVLNLPEGLFQVIEFAHHKPGKGNAVVRTKLRRLTDDAVLDRTFNSDTKVGLAIVDRREMSYLYPEGDHYVFMDNESYEQTSLTADQIGQDALRFLKEGTNVTVALHGGSPVGVDMPTAVDLLISHTDPGLKGDRSSAGTKPATVETGATIQVPLFVDTGDVVRVDTRTGDYVTRVQQ, encoded by the coding sequence ATGGCCGACAACGTGAACGTCAACAACCTCAAGCGCGGCATGGTCCTGAACCTGCCGGAGGGCCTCTTCCAGGTCATCGAGTTCGCCCACCACAAGCCCGGAAAGGGCAACGCGGTCGTCCGCACCAAGCTGCGGCGGCTGACCGACGACGCCGTCCTGGACCGCACCTTCAACTCGGACACGAAGGTCGGGCTCGCCATCGTCGACCGGCGCGAGATGTCCTACCTGTACCCCGAGGGCGACCACTACGTGTTCATGGACAACGAGTCCTACGAGCAGACGTCGCTCACCGCGGACCAGATCGGCCAGGACGCGCTCCGCTTCCTCAAGGAGGGGACGAACGTCACGGTCGCGCTGCACGGCGGGAGCCCCGTCGGGGTGGACATGCCGACCGCCGTCGACCTCCTGATCTCACACACCGACCCGGGGCTGAAGGGCGACCGTTCGTCGGCCGGTACGAAGCCGGCCACCGTCGAGACGGGAGCCACGATCCAGGTCCCCCTCTTCGTGGACACGGGAGACGTCGTCCGAGTCGACACGAGGACCGGCGACTACGTCACCAGGGTCCAGCAGTAG
- a CDS encoding Xaa-Pro peptidase family protein — MRHRERRERVLAAVGHPVLVTEPTNVRYLTGFTGSNGQLLLDDPSFFFTDGRYATQSSEQVPDCERVLYEQNTSFVPRLGEILSASGIGELGLEASHVTVQALRTLTDGLPGVRLVETTRSVERVRMLKEPEEVELIRRAQVIAESALTGVMQRWQGGTELDLALELEWAVRTSGADAVSFEVIVASGPRSALPHARPSRERIDPDAVLLVDMGARVQGYCSDMTRTWTNRAPDPMRDVHAAVVEALEAALAVLRPGVLAADVDREAREVLSRAGYGEAFVHSTGHSLGLDIHEQPRLAGGSQTVLEEGMVLTVEPGAYLPGLGGVRVEDLVLVTSDGYENLTSLPRQPV, encoded by the coding sequence GTGAGGCATCGAGAGCGGCGAGAGCGGGTCCTCGCGGCCGTGGGCCACCCCGTCCTCGTCACCGAACCGACCAACGTCCGCTACCTGACCGGGTTCACCGGATCGAACGGACAGCTGCTCCTGGACGACCCCTCCTTCTTCTTCACCGACGGACGGTACGCGACCCAGTCGTCCGAGCAGGTCCCGGACTGCGAGCGCGTCCTCTACGAACAGAACACGTCGTTCGTCCCGCGTCTGGGCGAGATCCTCTCGGCGTCCGGGATCGGCGAGCTCGGCCTCGAGGCGTCGCACGTGACCGTTCAGGCGCTGCGGACGCTGACCGACGGGCTCCCCGGGGTCCGGCTCGTCGAGACCACGCGCTCGGTGGAGCGGGTCCGGATGCTCAAGGAGCCGGAGGAGGTCGAGCTCATCCGCCGAGCCCAGGTGATCGCCGAGTCCGCGCTCACCGGCGTGATGCAGCGCTGGCAGGGCGGCACCGAGCTGGACCTCGCCCTGGAGCTCGAGTGGGCGGTCCGGACCTCGGGCGCGGACGCGGTCTCGTTCGAGGTGATCGTGGCCTCCGGACCCCGCTCGGCCCTGCCCCACGCCCGTCCGTCACGCGAGCGGATCGACCCGGACGCCGTCCTGCTCGTGGACATGGGCGCACGCGTGCAGGGCTACTGCTCGGACATGACCCGCACCTGGACGAACCGGGCTCCCGACCCGATGCGTGATGTCCACGCAGCCGTCGTCGAGGCGCTCGAGGCGGCGCTCGCGGTCCTCCGACCCGGGGTGCTCGCCGCGGACGTGGACCGGGAGGCCCGCGAGGTCCTGTCCCGGGCCGGGTACGGAGAGGCCTTCGTCCACTCCACCGGCCACAGCCTCGGGCTCGATATCCACGAGCAGCCCCGCCTGGCCGGCGGCTCCCAGACCGTCCTCGAGGAGGGGATGGTGCTCACGGTCGAGCCGGGCGCCTACCTGCCCGGGCTGGGCGGCGTCCGCGTGGAGGACCTCGTCTTGGTGACCTCGGACGGGTACGAGAACCTGACCTCGCTGCCGCGGCAACCCGTGTAG